In Rhodothermales bacterium, the genomic window AGGGCGACTTGTGGGCGTATCTCCGCGCCGGGGCCGAGGGCCGCACGCTCGTCGTGCTCAACAAAGGCGATGCGCCCGAAACCTTTGCGCTCGATCTCCCCGCGCCGCTCGCGTCCCGCGCCGCGCGGGACGCGCTCACCGGCGAGGCCGTGTCCGTCGCGGGCCGGCGCGTTACGCTCGCCGTTCCCTCGGTCGGCTACCGCGTCGTGGACCTCGACTAAACAGCGAAGGGCGACCGTGAGGCCGCCCTTCTTGCAGCATCGCGCAATGTAATGCTACGGCTTCTCGAGCGCCACGAAGTCCGCGCGCTCGCCGATGCCGGCGGAGACGGTGTTGACGACGTTCACGTTGAACGTCTCGACGCGCTCGCGCGTGCGGTCGTAGATGGTCCCGGTGAACTCGACCTCTTCCTGCCCCTCGGCCACCTCGATGGCCTTCTCGTTCTCGGCAAAGAAAACGCCTTTGTATTCCTTGCCACGGAAGGTCTTAACGGGGTAGGCGTACCCTTGCCCCTCGACCCCGTTGAGTTCCGCTTCCTTCAGCGTGTAAATAGCCACAGTGACCTCTCTCTGTTGATCCGACGAACACGTCACTCGCCCGCCGGGTGTGTGCGTTCGGCAGCGAGCCTTTAGTTTATCGCTTACGGGTTTCCCCCACGCTTGTTCTCGCCGCCATGCTCCACGCTGTTCCCACCTCCTGGCTCTCGTCCAAATTCCGAATCGAAGACGGAGGTCGGGACGTCGGGCAGCTCGACCTGGCGGCTATCCGTGAGCGCGCCACGTTCACCGTCAAAGACGTGGAGTTCGCGTTGTATCGCGAGGGGTTGGTGAGCGGCGATTTCGTGCTGGACTTCCACGGCAGCGCGATCGCCGTCGCGCAAAAGCCGAGTGCGTTCCGGCAGCGCTTCACCCTGTCGTTCGACGAGCGGCACTACACGTTGGAGGCGGCATCTGTCATGGGGCGAACCTTCGTGCTGCGCGAGGGCGACGTGGAGGCGGGGCGCGTCAGCCCGGTCGACTGGTTCAGCAGGAAAGCAGAGATCGACCTCCCCGAGTCCGTGCCACTGCCGATTCAGGTGTTCTGCTTCTGGCTCGTGCTGATTCTGTGGAAGCGTGCCGCGGCGGCGGCTTCGGGATGATGCGCTCCGTCCTCCGCCGCGTTCCACCTCAGGCGTTGCTGCTCGCCATCGTCGGACTCGCCGTGGCGCTGCGGGTCGGCGTCGTGGCGGCGAGCGGTGGGGGACTAAGGACGACGGATAGCGGGTACTTTTTCGGATATGCAGAAGACATTCTGTCTGGCGCGCCTACGGCGGACCGGTCGAACGGGTATCCGCTGCTCATTGCCCTACTCTCTCTGGCGCTGCCGGGTGCGTGGGTTTCGATGGCGCTCGTGACGCTGAATGTCGTGGCGTCGGGGGCGGTCGTTGCGCTCGTCGGGTGGATCGGGAGGAGGGTGGGCGGGTGGGATGTCGGACTGCTCGCAGCGCTGGGAACGGCGGTGTACCCGAACCAACTCAACTACGTCCGCTACCTCCTCACCGAGGCGCCGGCGACGTTCCTGCTCGTGGCGGCGGTCTGGCTCCTGCTGCGCCGCCGCGCGCCGATATCGAGTGCGGTCGTAGCGGGCGGATGCCTCGGCCTCGGCGTGCTGTTGCGTTCGTCGCTGCTAGGCGTAGGCGTCTTCCTGCTCGTCGTGCTCGTCGCGTATCGCCGGCCCTGGCGAGAGGTCGCGGGGCTAGCGGTGGGCGGGGGGCTCATCCTCGCGCTCAACCTCGCGCTCATCGCGAGCGGCACGATCGCGCCGACGCGGCACACCGGGCCGAACATGCTGATGGCGATCCAATCCTCGTCGACGGAGGGCATCGTGTTTTCCATCGAGGCATTTTCCGAGGAGGAGCAGGCGCGTCCGCTCGCGACCTACCTCCGTTTTGCCGCCGAGCGGCCCGCGACGTTCGTCCGGCAGCGGGCCTCGGCGCTGTGGGAGCTGTGGGGGCCGTGGCCTGAACCTGGCGACCCCGACGATCCGAGGACCGTGCCGGTGCGGCTGCTCATCGGGCTACGCTTCGTGCTCATCGTGCTTGCGGCGGCGGGGCTCGCGCAGCACGTCCGCGACGAGCGGGCGTGGCTGCTCGCCGCCCCGATCCTCGCCATCACCGCGATCCACGTCGTGTTCTTCGCGGTGCCGCGGTTCACATACGTCGTAGAGCCGCTCGCGGCCGTGCTCGCGGCGTGGTTCGTGGCGGACCTCGCCGCGCGGCACCGACGCGCGGGCTCTAGGGGCGTGCGCTGAGACACCGGGGGTTCGTGTTTGTTTTGCATTCGTTTATATCCCGGCACGCCCTACCTTGAACGTCTGCCCTCCTCACCCAACCGCTGCGACTATGCTCCGCCTCGACCGCCGCCACATCGCCCCGTTTATCGACGACGCCACCCGCGACCGCGTGCAGCCCCGCGTCGAAGCCGCCCACCGCGCGGTGCTCGACGGCTCGGGCGCGGGCGGCGACATGCTCGGCTGGCGCCCGCTCGTCCTCGAGCCCGACACGGACCTGCTCGATGAGATCGTCGAGACGGCGGAGGAGATCCGCGAACGCGCCGACGTGCTCGTCTGCATCGGGATCGGCGGTTCGTACCTCGGCCCGCAGGCCATCATCGAGGCGCTCACGCCCGCGTTCTCCAACAGCGACGGGCCAGAGATCGTCTTCGCCGGGCACCACCTCTCGCCGGGCTACCACGAGGCGCTCCTCGACTACCTGAAGGGGAAGAGCGTCTACGCGAACGTGATCTCGAAGAGCGGGAGCACGCTCGAACCCGCCCTCGCCTTCCGCTTCATCCGCCGTTTCCTCGAAGACAATTTCGACGACGCGCAGCGCCGGATCATCGTCACGACGGGGCCGGACGGCGGGCTGCTCAACCCGCTGCGCGATGAGAAGGGCTACCGCAAGTTCATCATCCCCGACGGCGTGGGTGGGCGGTTCTCCGTCCTCACGCCCGTCGGCCTCCTCCCGATCGCAGCGGCGGGCCACAACATCCGCGGGCTGATGCGGGGCGCGGGCGATGCCACGGCCGAGCTCGAAGAGGTCGCCGGCAACCCCGCGCTCGACTACGCCGCCGACCGGTTCCTCCTCCACGAGCAAGGCTACAAGACCGAACTGCTCGCCGTGATGGAGCCCCGGCTGCGCGACTTCGGCTCGTGGTGGCAGCAGCTCTTCGGCGAGAGCGAGGGGAAGGAGGGCAAGGGGCTGTTCCCGTCCGTCGCGCAGTACACCTCCGACCTCCACTCGCTCGGGCAGTACGTGCAGCAGGGGCAGCGCTCGCTCGTCGAGAGCTTCCTCCTCGTCGACGCCGCCGGCGCCGGGCCGACGGTGCCGGAAGAGGACGGCAACCCGGATCAGTTGAACTACCTCGCCGGGAAGACGTTTGCTGAGATCGACCAGAGCGCGTACGAAGCCACGGCCGCGGCCCACGCGGAGGGCGGCGTCCCGAACTGGACGCTCACGCTCCCCCGGCTCAACGCCCGCGCCCTCGGCGAAGCCATCGCGTTCTACGAGCACGCCGTCGCCGTCGGTGGCTACCTCCTCGACGTGAACCCGTTCGACCAGCCC contains:
- a CDS encoding glucose-6-phosphate isomerase, which codes for MLRLDRRHIAPFIDDATRDRVQPRVEAAHRAVLDGSGAGGDMLGWRPLVLEPDTDLLDEIVETAEEIRERADVLVCIGIGGSYLGPQAIIEALTPAFSNSDGPEIVFAGHHLSPGYHEALLDYLKGKSVYANVISKSGSTLEPALAFRFIRRFLEDNFDDAQRRIIVTTGPDGGLLNPLRDEKGYRKFIIPDGVGGRFSVLTPVGLLPIAAAGHNIRGLMRGAGDATAELEEVAGNPALDYAADRFLLHEQGYKTELLAVMEPRLRDFGSWWQQLFGESEGKEGKGLFPSVAQYTSDLHSLGQYVQQGQRSLVESFLLVDAAGAGPTVPEEDGNPDQLNYLAGKTFAEIDQSAYEATAAAHAEGGVPNWTLTLPRLNARALGEAIAFYEHAVAVGGYLLDVNPFDQPGVENYKQKMFKLLGRDGS